A genome region from Penaeus monodon isolate SGIC_2016 chromosome 14, NSTDA_Pmon_1, whole genome shotgun sequence includes the following:
- the LOC119581044 gene encoding uncharacterized protein LOC119581044 → MARVIVTLLALTLAAAVTQGALHRRYADNPAFPGMCADIETGVFPEGSIWHLKGCLRAECSREGDRMLITYASCSPVGVPANCKLVSDESLVYPGCCPEPKCF, encoded by the exons ATGGCCAGAGTTATTGTGACGCTGCTTGCACTAACGCTCGCTGCTGCGGTGACCCAAGGAGCCCTCCACCGTCGTTACGCAGATAATCCAG CGTTCCCAGGGATGTGCGCCGACATCGAAACAGGCGTTTTCCCTGAGGGTTCCATCTGGCATTTGAAAGGCTGTTTACGGGCAGAGTGCTCACGTGAAGGGGACAGAATGCTTATCACGTATGCCTC CTGCTCTCCCGTAGGTGTTCCAGCAAATTGTAAACTGGTTTCAGACGAATCACTGGTTTACCCTGGTTGCTGCCCTGAGCCTAAATGCTTCTAA